Within Actinoplanes sp. L3-i22, the genomic segment ATGATCACCCGGGGCACCTCGGCCGAGCTGAACGTGGTCGCCCTGGTCGGCGAGCGCGGCCGCGAGGTCCGCGAGTTCATCGAGCACGACCTCGGCGAGGAGGGCCTGGCCCGCTCGGTCGTGGTGATCGCCACCTCGGACACCCCGCCGCTGGTCCGGCTCCGGGCCGGCTCGGTCGCCACCCGGATCGCCGAGTACTACCGCGACGAGGGCGCCGACGTCCTGCTCATGATGGACAGCGTCACCCGCGCGGCGATGGCCCAGCGCGAGGTCGGCCTCTCCGTCGGCGAGCCGCCGGCCACCCGCGGCTATCCCCCGTCGGTCTTCGCCATGCTGGCCAGCCTGCTGGAACGCGCCGGGCCGGGCGCCCGCGGCAGCATCACCGGCCTCTACACCGTCCTGGTCGAGGGCGACGACCACAACGAGCCGATCGCCGACGCGGCCCGCTCGATCCTCGACGGCCACATCGTCCTGGATCGCAAACTAGCCACCGCCGGGCATTTCCCCAGTATCCAGGCGCTGGATTCGATCTCCCGGGTCGCCAACAAGATCACTTCCCGGGAGCAGCGCGCGGACGCCACCGAACTCCGCCGACTGATGGCCGCCCACCGCGACGTCCGCGAACTGGTCGAAATCGGCGCGTATGTACCCGGCACCAACCCGGAGGCGGACCGGGCCAACGCGGCATGGCCGCAGATCAACGCGTTCCTGCGCCAGGACATCGACGAACGGGTCACGGCGGACGGGGCCTGGGCGGCGTTGCGCGCCCTCCTCGCCACCACGTAACCCCAGCGGCACGCTGCGGCGATGCGCGCCCTCCCGGCCCGCCGCGGCGCGATGCGCGCCCTCCTCAACACCACCAAACCCGACGGCACGCTGCGGCGATGCGATTGGTTGCGGTTCAGGCCTCGGCGGTACGGCGGAAGCCCCGCACCGCGCGGCCCGGCACGGCGCACGTGGCATGACCGTTGCCCGCTGGGCCGTTCACGCATGCGGGCGGCGGGACTGGGCGCAGCGCGGTCGAGCAGGCGGGTGCCGGGACTGGGCGCAGCGCGGTCGAGCGGGCGGGCTGGCGTCCTGGGCGCAGCGCGGTCGAGCGGCCGACCCATGGCAGGCCGCGTGGTCGGAGGGCCGGGGCCGACAGGCCGCCCAACTGAGGGCCCCGGGCGTTAGCACGCCGCGCGGGCAAGTGGCGGTTTTCCACAGCGGCAGGTTGTCCACAGGCCACCAACGTGATCTTGAAGAATCCGGCGACAATGGCAATAAGGGACCTCCCCCAAGGGAGGGCGGGTCCAGAAGTTAGGGCGCGGCCACAGAACGATCATGGCCAGGGCCAGCGAAAAGACCAAACACGAGAACTGAACCATGCCGGGAGCCGGGCCGCCGGACAGGCCCGGCGAGGCGGCGCGGTGGCGCCAGGCACGGCGCGAGGTAGCGCGGCCAGCCGCGGGGCGGTGCGGGGCGAGCGCGGCACGACGCAGGGCGAGGCGGGCGCGGGGCAACGCAGGGCGAGGCGGCCGCGGGGCGGCGCAGGGCGAGGCGGGCGCGGGGCGGCGCAGGGCGAGGCGGGCGCGGGGCGGGCGCGAGGCGGGCGGCGCGAGACGGGCGGGACTTTTATCGCCGTACCGAAGGAAAACGGGCAATCCGTGAGTCGCCGGGCTGAGCGGGAGCACCGCGGACGTCGCGAGGTGCCAGGTCGTTGCGGGTTGGGTGCAGGGCCTCAGCGGATCTGGCCGAAGGCCGAACCGGGAGTGTGAGGGCCCGTCGCCCCGCTAGGAGGCCAACGTGAACCGCATCTTCCGTCTCACCCCGGTTCTTCGTGCGCGTCAGGCGCAGGAGGATGCCGCTCGCGGCGAGCTGGTCCAGTCGCGGGCGGAGATCCGGGAAGCTCAGGCGCTGGTCAAGCGCCGGCAGCTGGACCTGGTCGGGCAGGACGCGCCGAGTGAGGGGTCGGCGCGGGCGATGGTGGCGGCGCTGGTGGCGCGGCAGTCGCTGGCGGCCGGGGTGTTCGGGGCGCAGCGGATGGTGAACGACGCCGAGGAGGTCGAGCGGGAGAAGATGGCCGCGCTCACCGACGCGGCGAAGCGCAGACGGGCCGTGGAGCTGCTGTCCGAGCGGCACGCCGCGATGGTGAAGGCCAACGACCTGCGTATCGATCAGGCCAACCTGGACGAGCTGGCGGTCACCGCGAAGGCCCGGAACGCGGCCCGCGGCTCGGCCGCACCGGCGTCCCGCGGGGACGAGTCGGACGGGGGGCGGCCATGAGCCTGGGTGTCGGTGGGGTCCTGTCCCGGGTCGCCGAGTTGCAGGAGCAGCTCGGTCTGACTCCGCCGCCGGCCGCGATGCCCGGCTCGACGTCGGGGGACAAGTTCGCGTCGGCGCTGGCGAAGGCGTCCGGACCGGGTCAGGGTACGAGCACGGCTTCCGGGCCGAGCGGCGGCGATGTGGTGGCCGCGGCCCGTAAGTACCTGGGTACGCCGTACGTATTCGGCGGCACCGACCCGAAGAAGGGCCTGGACTGTTCGGGTCTGGTCCAGCAGGTGTACGAGGACCTGGGCGTGAAGCTGCCCCGCAACTCCTGGCAGCAGGCGACCGCGGGCCGTCCGGTGGCGAGCCTCGGCGACGCGAAGCCGGGTGACGTGCTGGCGTTCGGGTCGCCGGTGCATCACGTGGCGATCTACATCGGTGACAACAAGATGATCGCCGCGCCCAAGCCGGGCGATCACGTGAAGGTGGAGTCGGTGTACGAGAAGCCGGCCACCATCCGCCGGATCCTCGACGACGTGCCGGCCGCCGCGGTGCAGGACATGTCGTCGCTGCGCCCGGCCGGGCTGCGCGGGTCGGTGTCGGGTTCCGGGCTGGCCGGAGTGCCGTACGCGGACCTGTTCCTGAAGGCCGGCGCGAAGCACGGCGTGGACCCGAAGCTGCTGGCCGCGGTCGCGAAGGTGGAGTCCGGGTACGACCCGAAGGCGGTCAGCCCGGCCGGCGCGCGCGGAATGATGCAGCTGATGCCGGGCACCGCGAAGGGGCTCGGGGTGGACAACCCGTTCGATCCGGAGCAGGCCGTGGACGGCGCCGCGAAGATGCTGAAGGGCCTGCTGAAGGAGTTCAAGTCGATGCCGCTGGCGATCGCCGCGTACAACGCGGGCGGCGGGGCGGTGCACAAGTACGGCGGCATCCCGCCGTTCAGCGAGACCCAGGCGTACGTGCCGAAGGTGCAGAGGGCCCTGGCCGCGCTCGGCGGCTGAGCGGCCACGGTAACCAGCACAGCCATCGGAACCAGCACAGCCACCGGAACCAGCACAGCCATCGGAACCAGCAGAGCCACCGGAACCAACGGAGCAGTGAGGAGCCGCACCATCATGCCGAGTTCCGTGACGGGACCTGAGCACCGGCCGTCGATCGACACCGGCCGACGGCCGGCGGCACGGCGCGAGGACGGCGCGGACTTCGGTTCCGCGCTCTCCGCCGAGCTGGACCGCGACGACCGGGACGAGGCGGCCGAACAGGCGGCGGACCTCCGGTCGGCGAGCCGGACCGCCGACCAGCGGGCCGCGGACCGGGCCGCCACGGAGCGTGCCCTGGCGAGCCGGGCGGCGACCGAGCGGGCGGCCCTCGGCCGGGGCCGGGCGGACCGGCCCGAGCTGGACCGGCCGCAGCCGCCCCGCCCACCGGCGGACCGGGCCCCGGACGAGCGCGCCGCCACGAACCGGACCGACCAGGACCGGGCCGCCACCCAGCGGGCCGCCACCCAACGAGCCGCCGATCAGCGGGCCGCCGATCAGCGGGCCGCCAGTCGCGAGACGGCCGACCGGGCGGCGGCTGCTGATCACGCGGCCGCCGACCGGGCCGCGGCCAAGTCCGCCGCCGCCCAGCGGGCCGCGGCGAGCCGAGCCGCCGACCGGGCGGCCGCCGCGAGCCGCGCCGCCGCCGATCGTGCCGACGCCGCGAGCCGGGCGGCGAGCGACCACGCGGACAGCGCCGACCGGGTCACCGGCGACCGGGACGACGACATCCGCCCGGTCGACAACGACGACAACGACCGGGACACCGGCGCGGCCACCGAGTCGCACGGCCCGGACCGCCCGGCCACCAACCGTGCGAAGGCCAAGCCCGTCCGCGGCGAGGCCACCGAGAAGACCGAAACCGATCCGGCCACCGCCGCGACCGCCGTGGCCCAGCCGCTGGTCAACCCGATCGTCCCGATCCCCGGCAAGATCGCCGGGCAGGTTGCCGGGAAGGCCACCGACAAGGTCCCTGGTGAGGTCCCCGCCGTGGCGACCCCGGGCCTGGCCGCCGTGACCGGGTCGATCGCCGCCGTCGGCGACGCCAAGGCCGCCACCGGCCCGAAGGCCACGCCGGCCGCCACTCCCGGCACGGCTCAGGCACCACCGGCAGCCGGCGATGCCCAGCAGCCGGCCGCGGCCGGCCTCGCACCGGCGGCCGGGCCGGCTCAGCCCGGCCCGGGTGGGCCCGGCGCTCCGGCAGGCGGTGCGGTTCCCGGAACTCCCCAGCCCGGCACGGCCCAGGGCGCCACGCCGCCGGCCACGCCCGCGGTCGCCGGCACCCCGGCCCGCCCGGCGTGGGCCTCGGCCGCCCGGGCCGGCACGGAGACCGCCGGCGCCGAGAAGGCCGCGCCCACCGACGGCGCCGCGGCGGCGACTCCCGGCGCGCAGGCCCCGGCGCCCGGCGCGACGCAGAACCGCAGTGGTGAAGGATCACCGGACGGCTCGGGGCGGCAGGCGGGGGCGGAGACGTTCCGTACCGTCGAAAACGCGCCGGACGCCGCGGCCGCGGCACCCACCGTGCCCACCGCGATCCCGGCGGCGCAGCCCGCCGCCGGCGATGCCGGGCTCCCGCCCGGCGTGCCGCTGCCCGGAGTGACCGGCCCGCAGGCCGCCGCACCGGCCGCACCGGCGACTCCGGTCGCCCCGGCCGAGAACAGCACCCCGGTCCCGACCGGCCCGCCGGCCGAGCAGATCGCGATGCGGATCGCGCCGCTGCGGCTGGACGCGGACGGCGTGCACCGGCTCACCGTGCAGCTGCACCCGGTCGACCTGGGCCCGGTGCAGGTGGTGGCGGAGATCCGCAACGGCGACATCAGCGTGCAGCTCACCGGCGGCACCGAGGCCGGCACCGACGCGCTCCGCCAGGGGCTCGACGACCTGCGGCGGGAGCTGCAGGAGTCCGGGTTCGGGAACTGCTCGCTGGACCTGCGTCAGGGCTCGCCACAGGACCAGGCGCGGCAGCAGTTCGAGTCGGCCGGCGGGTTCGGACGGCGCGGCGGCGGGGACGGGGGCGGTGGTCGCGAGGCGGAGGGCCCGGTCGAGCCGGCTCCGGTGACCACCCGGCGGGCCGGTCCGGGCCGGTTCGACACGACCGCCTGAGACGCGAACCGGCGCCGGCCCGTGACGGGCCGACGCCGGTGTCGGAACTGATAGCTCTTCCCCAAGGCACCAGTTCCGCAGTTGTTACTCCGCGTCCATCGGTTTCGCTTCGACCCGCGTCGCCGGGGTCTCCTCGGTGATCCCGTATCCCGAGGTCACCAGCCGGAGCGCGGCCAGCAGGATCGCCGCGATCGGGATCGCGATCAGGAACCGGATCAGCACCTGGGTGAGCTCGAGCTGGTCGAACAGCAGGCGATACCACGCCGGCAGGCTGATCAGCAGTGCGAAGCCCAGGACGGCCGGTCGGATCATCGCCGGGTGGTACGCGTGGCCCGCCTCGGTGAGGCGGCGGCCGGCATGACCTCAGCGGCGATCCGGGCGCACAGCATCGCGGCCCAGGCGTGCGGAGTGGCCGGCTTGCCGTCCAGCGAGAAGATCGGCACCTCCAGCCCGAGCACCGACGCCGGGTCCGAGGTGAGTTCCACGCTGTGCACCACGAGTGCCTCCACCTCGCCGAGATTACGCAGGTGGCGAGCGGTGTCCGCGGTCTTGCGGGTGGCGTCGACGACGGCCCAGAGCGCGGTGGCGCCGAGCGCGTCACACATCTCGTTGACCCAGAACTCGTCGGTGCCGCCGACCGGCGCGTCGATCACCACGATCCACGGATGGTCGGAGGTCTGCAGCTTGTCGGCGCGGGACTCGGCCGCGCCGGGGCTGGAGATCAGCCGGGACGAGTGCAGCCCGGTGCCGGCCGTGGACGGCGCCGCGAGCAGCAGGTGGGTCTGGTCCACGTGGATCTGCTCGAGAAGCACCTTGGCGATCGGCACCGCGGTGTGCACCTCACCCGCGATGACCAGGATCTCGCCCGGGCCGTCCGGGATGCCGGGCGCGGCCGGGCGGGAGGCCAGGACGCTGAGCACGCCGGCGTAGGTGTCCCCGCCGGTGATCTGCCGGGCCATCTCCTCGGGCATCCCGACGGTCATCAGGTTGCTCTGCACCGGGTCGAGGCCGCTGCCGGCCTTGGCCCGGACCGGCGCCGGCTTGGGCACCGGCGGCGGGGCGGCGGCGGCCGGTGAGACCGGGGCCGGGTCGTCGTCCGACAGGCCGTAGACCTCGGCGGCGGTTCGCGCCGGCGTCTGCGGCGTGGTCTGGAACGCGGCCCGGGGTGGCGCCGCGCTGGGCTCGGCGGTCCGCATCGGGGTCGCCGACGGGTTGTGCGGCACCGCCCGGCGGGCGTGCGGGGCCGGTTCCTCCGGCGTCACCGTGACCGGTGCGGGCGAGACCGGGATCCGCGCGGCGGCCGGCGAGACCGGACGCGCCCCGGCCGGTGAGACCGGTGCGGACGGTGGCGGCGCGGCCCGGCCGGGCAGGGCGGCCGGCAGGCTGGGCCGCCCGCCCCCGTTGACCGGGGACTCGCTCGCGGTGGCCGGGGTGAACGGCCGCACCGCCGGGTCGGCCGGTGGCCGGACCCGATGGCCGGGCCGGGTCGCCTCGCCGAGATGGCTGGCCACGTCCAGGCCGGCCATCAGCTCGGCGAAGGCCGCCCCGGTGTCCCCTACGTCCGGCCGGCCGATCCGGTCGGCCAGTCCCGACCCGGGGCCGAGCTTCGGTGCCGACGGCCGCCCCGGGGAACCGGACGGCGCGTCAGCGCTGAACCGATCCCGGGACTCGGCCTGTTCGAGCAGCCGTTCCAGTGGATTTGTGCCGTTCTCGGCAACGGTCTGTCGCGCCATGTCCTCACTGTCCTCGTGTACGTCCGGTACTTCGACGGAGAGCTCGTAGTGCTGCTTCGCGAAGAAGCCTCCGAGACCACCGCTTCGTACCTTGTCGGCGGAGATGATCCGGACGCGCGAGCCGTACTCGTCACGTACCTGAGCCAGTAACGGCTCGATGGCCGGTCCCTCAAGCAGCACCCGCGTAGGCACCGTTCACCACCCCTATCGTCTCGATCTGTGCGGTGGAACCAGAGATTTCGCTGTACGACAGCACCTGCACCCGGCGTGAACCGGCGCGCAGCAGTCGCATCAGCGGCAACCGCAGCTGTGGCGAGCAGGCCAGGACCGGGTTCAGGCCCTGCTGCTCGGCGGCCTCGGCAAGCCGGCTGGCCTCGCTGACGATCGCCTCGGCACGCATGCCGTCGATCGCCATGAAGGCGCCGGTCTCACTGGGCCGGAGTGACTCGAGCAGACTCTGCTCGAGCATCGGGTCGAGCGTGATCACGGTGAGCCGGCCGCCGCTCGCGTACTGCGCGGCGATCGCCGGGCCCAGCGCGCTCCGGGCGGCCTCGACCAGGCCGTCGTGATCCACGGAGAGCTTGGCGCGCAGCGACAGCGACTCGAAGATCCGGACCAGGTCGCGGATCGGCACGCCCTCGTCGAGCATCGACTGCAGCACCTTCTGGATCTGTCCGAGGCTGAGCAGCCCCGGGGTCAACTCCTCGACCACCACCGGGTGGGTGCGCTTGACCATGTCGCTCAGCGCGCGCACGTCCTCCCGGCCGAGCAGCCGGCTGGCGTTGTTGCGGACCACCTCGGCGAGGTGCGTGATGATCACCGACGCCCGGTCGACGACCGTGGCGCCGGAGAGTTCGGCCTGGTAGTGCAGCTCGGCCGGGACCCACTTGCCGGCCAGGCCGAAGACCGGCTCGACACCGGCCCGCCCGGGCAGCGCCTGCAGTCCCTCGCCGATCGCCAGGACGGTGCCGGGCGGGGCCTGACCGGTGCCGGCGTCGGTGCCGGAGATCCGGATCGCGTACGACGACAACGGCAGGTCCAGGTCGTCCCGGGTCCGTACCGGCGGCATGATCACACCCAGCTCCATGGCCATCTTGCGGCGCAGCGCGCGGACCCGGTCGAGCAGGTCGCCGCTGCTGGCGTCGACCAGGTCGACCAGGTCCGGGGCGAGGGCCAGCTCCAGCGGGTCGATCCGCATCTCGCCGAGCAGCGACTCGGGCGAGTCCGGCGACGGCATCTCGACCGCCTCGGCGATCGGCGCGATCTCTTCCGGCGGCTTGTCCTTGACCCGCTGCGCGATCGCCAGCACCGCGACGCCGACCACCAGGAACGGCACCTTGGGCAGGCCCGGGATCACGCAGAGGGCGAGGGCCGCGGCACCGCCGATGCGCAGCGCCAGCTTGTTCTGGCTGAGCTGCTGGGTGACGCTCTGGCCCATGTCGCCGGAGGTGGCCGAGCGGGTCACGATCAGACCGGTGGCCACCGAGAGCAGCAGCGCCGGCACCTGGGAGACCAGGCCGTCGCCGATGCTCAGCATGCTGAACTGGTTCATCGCGTCGGTGGGCGACAGGCCGTGCTGGAGGATGCCGACCGCGAAGCCGCCGATCAGGTTGATCAGCGTGATGATGATGGCCGCGACGGCGTCACCCTTGACGAACTTGGAGCCACCGTCCATCGCGCCGTAGAACTCGGCCTCGGCGGCCACCTCGGCGCGCCGCTTCTTCGCCCCGGCCTCGTCGATCAGGCCGGCGTTCAGGTCGGCGTCGATCGCCATCTGCTTGCCGGGCATCGCGTCGAGGGTGAACCGGGCGCCGACCTCGGCGACCCGCTCGGCACCCTTGGTCACCACGATCATCTGGACGATCACCAGGATCGAGAAGATCACCAGGCCGATCACCAGGTTGCCACCGACGACGAAGCTGCCGAACGCGTGGATCACCTTGCCGGCGTCGCCGTCGCGCAGCACCAGCCGGGTCGCGCTGATGTTGAGCGCCAGCCGGAACAGCGTCATCACCAGCAGCAGCGCCGGGAAGACCGCGAAGTCGAGCGGCTTCTCGACGAACATGCTGGTCAGCAGCACCAGCAGGGCCACCGTGATGTTGACCGCGATGAACAGGTCGAGCAGGAAGGTCGGCAACGGGACGACCATCATGATGATGATGCCGATCACCCCGACGGGGACGGCGAGCTTGCTGAGGCTGCCCTTTTTCACGACACCTCCGCTCGGCGTTCCGTCGCTGTCACTGGGACCCCTGTGGCACCGCCACGCCCCGATCCTCCCTGCTCGCCGCCCGCGATGTGAGTAAATCTCCCGAAATTTCGGTTACGTCATGGCGGAACTGGGGTTGGAGTGGCGATCTAGACCGACGTGGGGTTGGGGCTGCGGTGCAGACCGGCCGCCGATCCCCGCGCCTTCAGGCTCATCACGAACGCGAGCACCCGGGCCACCGCACCGAAGAACTCGGCCGGGATCTCCTGCCCGATCTCGCAGCCCGAGTTCAGTGCCCGGGCCAGCGCGACGTCCTCGACCATGGGTACCCGGTTCTCGGTCGCCAACTCCCGGATCTTGGCGGCCAGCGGGCCCTTGCCCTTGGCGACCACCCGCGGCGCGCCCTTGGTCGGCTCGTAGCGCAGCGCCACCGCGACGTGCACCGGGTTGACCACCACCACGTCCGCGGTCGGCACGTCGGCCATCTGCCGGTTGCGCGACATGGCCATCTGCCGGGCCCGGATCTGGGCCTTGATCAGCGGGTCGCCCTCGGTGTTCTTGTTCTCCTGCTTGACCTCCTCCTTGGTCATCCGCAGTTGCTTCTGGGTCCGCCGGCGCACCACCAGGTAGTCCGCGCCGGCCATCGCGATCCCGGCCACCGCGGCCGCCCGGATCAGCGCGGTCACCGCGTCGGTGACGATCGCCAGCAGCGCGGTGATCGGCAGCCGGCCGGCGGTCATCAGCTGCGGCACGATGTCCTTCAGCGTCATGACCAGCACCGCGCCCAGCACCAGGGTCTTGAACAGCGACTTGGTGAGCTCCCAGAGCGCCTGCGGACCGGCGATCTTCTTCAGCCCGGAGAACGGGTTGAGCCGGTTGAACTTCGGCACGAACAGCTTGGTCGCCACCCGGATGCCGCCCTGCGCACCGGCCGCCGCGACGCCGACCGCCATCAGGGTCAGCGCCAGCGGCGCCACCGCCCAGGCCGCGCCGAAGAGCCCCTCCTTGAGGATGGCCAGGCTCTTCGCCGGGTCCGGGTTCGCGATGACGTCCGGGATCTTGCCGAGCACCTCCTCGGCGTGCTCCATCGCCTGCTTGAGGGTGCGCGGCAGCAACACGCTCGCGGCCAGCATGCCGAACCAGGCGCCGAGGTCGGGCGTACGCCCGATCTGCCCTTCCTGTCGCGCCTTCTTGAGCCGTTGCTGTGTCGGTTGCTCGGTCTTCTCCCCGGACACCTGGGCACCCCCTTAGGACTTACCCACCACTGAGGTGGAGCACCGCGGCAACCGCCCGCTCGACGAGGTTGTGCACGATGCCCGGGAGCATCGAGACGGCCAGCCCGACCGTCGAGACCACCAGCAGGATCTTGACCGGGAAGCCGAGCTGGAACGCGTTCAGCGCGGGCGCGACCCGGTTCAGCAGGCCGAGCGCCACGTCGGAGAGGAAGAGCACGCAGATCAGCGGGCCGGCGATCTGCAGGGCGGACAGGAACATCTCGCCGATCCCGGCGACCAGCAGCCGGCTGAACGTCTCCATCGAGAACGTGGTGTCCAGCGGCAGGGTCCGGAAGCTCTGCAGGAACCCGCGCAGGATCAGCTGATGCCCGTCGCTGGCGAAGAGCAGCGTGATCGCGATCAGGTTGTAGAAGCGCCCGAAGATCGAGGCCTGGCTGTAGCCCATCGGGTCGTACGCGGTCGCCAGCTGGAACCCGCCGAACAGGTCGAGCAGGTCACCGGCGGCCTGCAGGGCGGAGAACAGCAGCGCGGTGACGGCGCCCAGCCCGATCCCCACGGCGACCTGCAGGAGGATGCTGGCGATCAGCGCGGACGTCTCCATCGACGGCAGGGTGCCCTGCAGGTACGGCGCCATCGGCAGCGTCATCCCCACCGAGAGCAGCGCCTTCACCGGCCCGGGGATGAGCCGCGAGTTGAACGGCGGGCAGATCGCCATCCACGCGCCGGTCCGGCAGGCCCCCAGCAGGATCGCCAGCATCTCGGCGATCGGGATGTCGAGGTTCATGTCTTGTACGAGCCGACCAGCGCCGTGATGATCAGCCCCCACCCGTTGACCAGCACGAACAGCAGCAGTTTGAACGGCAGCGCGACGGTCACCGGAGGCAGCATCATCATGCCCAGCGACATCAGCGAGGCCGAGACGACCAGGTCGATGATCAGGAACGGGATGAAGATGACGAACCCGATGATGAACGCGGCGCGCAGCTCGGAGAGCACGAACGCGGGCACCAGCGTGGTCAGCGGCACCGCGTCCCGGTTGGCCGGCTGCTTCTCGCCGGACACCTTGATCAGCAGGGCCAGCTCGTCCTCGCGGGTGGTCTTCCACATGAACTCACGCAGCGGTTTGATGCCGTCGGTGAACGCCTGCGACTGGGTCTTGTCGCCCTTCAGATAGGGCTGCACCCCGACGTCGTTCATCTGGGACACGGTCGGGCCCATGATGAAAAGGCTCAGGAACAGGGCCAGCCCGGCGATCACCTGGTTGGGCGGCAGGGTGGTCAGGCCCAGCGCGTTGCGGGTGATCCCGAGGACCATGAAGACCTTGGTGAAACACGTGCAGAGCAGCAGCAGGGCCGGCGCCATCGACAGCACCGTCAGACCGAGAACGATCACCAGGCTGGAGGCTGGGCGGCTGCCGTCCGGGTTCGTACCGTTGATGTTGAGGTTGATGCTCGGCGGCGAGGTCTTCGGTGCCTTCGGCACCAATCGCGGTGCTCGCGGCAGCTGTTTCGCCGCCGGGTTCGCCGGCGCCTGCGGCGCTTGCTGGGGTACGGCCATGGGCGCGCGAGCCACCACGTCGACCACCACCACGGCCACCGGCGGTGGTCCGGGCGCCGCCTCCGCCGCAGCGGGTGTCCCGAGCGCCAACCCGGCACCCGCCATGAGCAGCAGGATCGCGCGTCGCATCATTTTTTCCTCGTCGTCCGCTCACGCAGGAAGTCCAGAGTGGAGTTCCAGGTCTTCGGCGACAGGATCGAACCGTCCAGCCGTCCGTGATGCTCCTCGTGCCACCCGGGGCCGGCCGGCGCCGCGGGGTGCCGTCCGGGCAGGACCGTCCCGCCCGGATCGATCAGCTCGGTCGGCTCGATCACCAGGTGGTCCCGGTGCTCGTGCGGCGCGGTCTCGAACATCTCCAGCTGGGCCTCGCCCAGGTAGCTGATCTGCTGGTCGGTGACCCCGAGGACCAGCGCCCGGTCGGCCACCTTGATCACCGCCACCGCCGCGCCCCGGCTCAGTTGCTGCCGGTTGAGCACCGCGAGATGGCCGTGACTGCTCTTGCCGAACGGCCGCCGCATCGCCCGGGCCAGCCCCCACATCATGAGCAGCACGACCAGCAGGGAGAAGCCGACCTGGATCAGGAGCCGGAACAACGTCGTGACTCCTAATCGGCGCTGGGCGAGACGATCTCGGTGATCCGGATGCCGAAGTTCTCGTCGACCACGACGACCTCGCCGCGGGCGATCAGCCGGCCGTTGACCAGCAGGTCGGCCGGGCTGCCGGCGGCGCGGTCCAGTTCGACGATCGCGCCCGGGGTGAGCGAGAGCAGTTCCCGGACGCTCATCCGGGTCCGGCCCAGCTCGGCGGAGACCTCCATCTCCACGTCGTGCAGCATGTCCAGGCCGCCGCCGCGCGCGCCGGCCGCGGGGGCCGCGCTGCGCTGGGCTATCCCGCCACCGCCGGTCGCGGCCGCCACCAGCGGATCGTCGCTGGGCCAGGGGCTGAGGGCGAGGGCGAGCACCGCCCGTACGTCCTCGCCGTCCCGCAGCGGGATGGCGACCGAGCCCTCCTTGGCGGCCAGCGCGCTGAGCGCCACCTGCGGCTCCATCAGCTGACCGGGGTCGAGGACCACCGGCCCGAAGACCCGGGAGGCCGCCTCCAGGGCGGGCCGGACGGCGGCGGTCAGGTCGAGCTCGCCGAGCGGGCTCTCCTTGAGCGCGTCCGCGAGGTCCTGGCCGACCACCACGACCACCTCACCGGTGGCCGCGCCGCTGAAGCGCGCGGTGATCGCCTGTCCCTCGATCACCGTCCCCGCGTCGGGCGCCACCGGGTCGCCGGCCACCAGCGCATGGCTGGTCGGAAGGACGGCCAGGGCGGCGTCGGCGGCGTTCCGGGCGAGGATCAGCTGGGGCGCGGTGATGGTGGGGGCGGTCATGAGCGGCCAGACTCCTTGGACGAGTTCTCGTGGGGCGGCGGCACGACGAGACAGGCGAGCCGGGCGCCCTGATTGCCCGGAACGGCATGCGCGAAGACGATGTCGTTCACGGTCACCTCGAGCGGCCGGCTGGTCATATGGCCCAGCGGCACGACGTCACCCGGACGTAGATCCACGATGTCATCGGTACGCATCCGAATGGGCTGGAATCGCACTGCTACGTCGATCGGAGCAGCGGAAAGTCCGGCGGTGAGGTTCCGCAGCGCCTTGTCCTTGGCCTGCCGCTCGGCCGCGCTGAGCACGATCGTCTCGGTCTTCGAGAGCACCGGCAGGATCG encodes:
- a CDS encoding FliI/YscN family ATPase; translated protein: MTDVFHHRLQSAVRAARPTVSGKVTGAVGLRVTVSGLAARVGDLLRIGTGPDAVLAEVAALDGQQLNCLPLGPIAGLGTGTPAMNTGGPLRISVGPDLRGRILDGLGRPMDGGPPLRGELVGIEQGPPSAMERQLVDRPMSLGVRVLDTLVPCGRGQRIGIFAGSGVGKSTLMSMITRGTSAELNVVALVGERGREVREFIEHDLGEEGLARSVVVIATSDTPPLVRLRAGSVATRIAEYYRDEGADVLLMMDSVTRAAMAQREVGLSVGEPPATRGYPPSVFAMLASLLERAGPGARGSITGLYTVLVEGDDHNEPIADAARSILDGHIVLDRKLATAGHFPSIQALDSISRVANKITSREQRADATELRRLMAAHRDVRELVEIGAYVPGTNPEADRANAAWPQINAFLRQDIDERVTADGAWAALRALLATT
- a CDS encoding flagellar export protein FliJ translates to MNRIFRLTPVLRARQAQEDAARGELVQSRAEIREAQALVKRRQLDLVGQDAPSEGSARAMVAALVARQSLAAGVFGAQRMVNDAEEVEREKMAALTDAAKRRRAVELLSERHAAMVKANDLRIDQANLDELAVTAKARNAARGSAAPASRGDESDGGRP
- a CDS encoding transglycosylase SLT domain-containing protein, which produces MSLGVGGVLSRVAELQEQLGLTPPPAAMPGSTSGDKFASALAKASGPGQGTSTASGPSGGDVVAAARKYLGTPYVFGGTDPKKGLDCSGLVQQVYEDLGVKLPRNSWQQATAGRPVASLGDAKPGDVLAFGSPVHHVAIYIGDNKMIAAPKPGDHVKVESVYEKPATIRRILDDVPAAAVQDMSSLRPAGLRGSVSGSGLAGVPYADLFLKAGAKHGVDPKLLAAVAKVESGYDPKAVSPAGARGMMQLMPGTAKGLGVDNPFDPEQAVDGAAKMLKGLLKEFKSMPLAIAAYNAGGGAVHKYGGIPPFSETQAYVPKVQRALAALGG
- a CDS encoding flagellar hook-length control protein FliK; amino-acid sequence: MTGPEHRPSIDTGRRPAARREDGADFGSALSAELDRDDRDEAAEQAADLRSASRTADQRAADRAATERALASRAATERAALGRGRADRPELDRPQPPRPPADRAPDERAATNRTDQDRAATQRAATQRAADQRAADQRAASRETADRAAAADHAAADRAAAKSAAAQRAAASRAADRAAAASRAAADRADAASRAASDHADSADRVTGDRDDDIRPVDNDDNDRDTGAATESHGPDRPATNRAKAKPVRGEATEKTETDPATAATAVAQPLVNPIVPIPGKIAGQVAGKATDKVPGEVPAVATPGLAAVTGSIAAVGDAKAATGPKATPAATPGTAQAPPAAGDAQQPAAAGLAPAAGPAQPGPGGPGAPAGGAVPGTPQPGTAQGATPPATPAVAGTPARPAWASAARAGTETAGAEKAAPTDGAAAATPGAQAPAPGATQNRSGEGSPDGSGRQAGAETFRTVENAPDAAAAAPTVPTAIPAAQPAAGDAGLPPGVPLPGVTGPQAAAPAAPATPVAPAENSTPVPTGPPAEQIAMRIAPLRLDADGVHRLTVQLHPVDLGPVQVVAEIRNGDISVQLTGGTEAGTDALRQGLDDLRRELQESGFGNCSLDLRQGSPQDQARQQFESAGGFGRRGGGDGGGGREAEGPVEPAPVTTRRAGPGRFDTTA